The following are from one region of the Nitrospinota bacterium genome:
- a CDS encoding nitroreductase family protein — protein sequence ISATSYGERGRTLFCIQDTAAAVENLLIATTALGYGSCWVGAFDEEKAKRALNIPEHLRPVAIVPVGPGSISQDDPTRRQISEISAIIN from the coding sequence ATCTCAGCCACGTCTTATGGTGAAAGAGGAAGAACTCTTTTCTGTATTCAGGATACTGCAGCTGCTGTTGAAAACCTCCTTATCGCTACAACAGCATTAGGATACGGGAGTTGTTGGGTTGGTGCCTTTGATGAAGAAAAGGCAAAGAGAGCTTTGAATATTCCTGAGCATCTCAGACCGGTTGCTATTGTCCCTGTAGGCCCTGGATCAATTTCTCAAGATGATCCCACAAGAAGACAGATCTCTGAAATATCAGCTATAATCAATTAA
- the trmB gene encoding tRNA (guanosine(46)-N7)-methyltransferase TrmB, with translation MNILDIELDLTIDILEKRKKWEEVFHNPNPVIVDMGSGKGHFLAEMARANPDKNFLGIEIYKKGLRKTKKKIQNMGLANVRLIPFEILFVLKNFFHPNEIQEVYINFPDPWPKRRHWKRRFVNPTFIDTLYPLLKEKGRVNIATDFEGYVPVILKSFEDHPGFKNIFKSGNTLFDSNEKSYVNKLDNRDQSLYEKKYLKEGKLIHYFIFEKRGLEEKSCD, from the coding sequence ATGAATATTCTGGATATCGAATTAGACTTGACCATTGATATATTAGAAAAGAGAAAAAAGTGGGAAGAGGTCTTTCATAACCCAAATCCAGTCATTGTTGATATGGGTTCTGGAAAGGGTCACTTTCTCGCTGAGATGGCAAGAGCAAACCCAGATAAGAATTTCCTTGGAATTGAAATCTATAAAAAGGGTTTAAGAAAGACAAAAAAGAAAATACAGAACATGGGTCTTGCCAATGTCAGGCTCATCCCATTTGAAATCCTTTTTGTCCTGAAGAATTTCTTCCATCCCAATGAAATACAGGAGGTTTATATTAACTTTCCTGACCCCTGGCCAAAGAGGAGGCATTGGAAGAGAAGATTTGTCAACCCTACATTTATTGATACGTTGTATCCCCTTCTTAAAGAAAAAGGGAGAGTAAATATTGCTACAGATTTTGAAGGATATGTCCCTGTTATCCTAAAATCTTTTGAAGACCATCCCGGATTTAAAAATATCTTTAAAAGCGGTAATACTCTTTTTGATTCTAATGAAAAAAGCTATGTCAATAAGCTTGATAATCGTGATCAGAGCCTTTATGAAAAAAAATATCTGAAAGAGGGAAAATTAATACATTACTTCATTTTTGAAAAGAGGGGTTTGGAGGAAAAATCCTGTGATTGA
- a CDS encoding MTH938/NDUFAF3 family protein, with protein sequence MIESYSFGEIKIDGKKFTSDLIIYPQRIDSHWWRKEGHALNIEDITDIIEASPDTLIVGTGMSGILKILPETKRFIESKGIRLISKKTEEACRLFNQLCDKEKVVAALHLTC encoded by the coding sequence GTGATTGAATCATACAGCTTCGGTGAAATCAAAATCGATGGTAAGAAATTTACATCAGACCTTATCATCTATCCTCAAAGGATTGATTCTCATTGGTGGAGAAAGGAAGGACACGCCTTGAATATAGAGGATATTACCGATATTATTGAAGCTTCTCCTGATACATTAATCGTAGGAACAGGAATGTCTGGAATATTGAAAATATTACCCGAGACAAAAAGATTTATCGAATCAAAGGGGATCAGGCTTATCTCAAAAAAAACAGAGGAGGCATGCAGGCTCTTTAACCAACTCTGCGATAAAGAAAAAGTAGTGGCTGCTCTACATCTCACCTGTTAG
- a CDS encoding archaemetzincin family Zn-dependent metalloprotease, translating to MQKISLSSIGQIDASIPNFLKVELENLFVPEIELGQNIEIPLASFNPNRDQYNSTMIMDELKKIPGDYQKLLGIIDVDLYVEEYNFIFGESTISGKTAIISLSRMRQEFYDLKENKEIFYERTLKEAIHELGHAYGVLHCKNPTCIMTFSNSIKDTDRKVKSFCNHCKHQIKEINPYPVLKES from the coding sequence ATGCAAAAGATATCTCTATCAAGCATAGGTCAAATTGATGCATCCATACCAAATTTTTTAAAGGTTGAGTTGGAAAACCTGTTCGTCCCTGAAATAGAATTGGGCCAAAATATAGAAATACCCCTTGCTTCCTTTAATCCCAATAGAGACCAGTATAACTCCACAATGATAATGGATGAACTAAAAAAAATCCCTGGAGATTATCAAAAGTTACTGGGGATCATTGATGTTGATCTCTATGTTGAAGAGTATAATTTTATATTTGGAGAATCAACGATCAGTGGAAAAACAGCCATTATCTCATTATCCCGAATGAGACAGGAGTTCTATGATTTAAAAGAGAATAAAGAAATTTTTTATGAAAGGACTCTTAAAGAGGCTATTCACGAGCTGGGACATGCCTATGGGGTCTTACACTGCAAAAACCCAACATGCATTATGACATTTTCTAACAGCATAAAGGATACAGATAGAAAAGTGAAATCCTTCTGTAATCATTGTAAGCATCAAATCAAAGAAATAAACCCTTATCCCGTTCTTAAAGAGAGTTGA
- a CDS encoding M28 family peptidase translates to MTIFSGEKALSHAKNISIPRLPGSSGEKKAVDYIKNKLKEIGWDVKEEEFFIPLTPWLLLRTLVFLALFLIIISRLLFFSIPILCSAITLLTALCFIFSLRIWLFISHSDLFHRKKRGIKTENIVASLNEKMSSRKKRLFLIAHHDSKSQNISLPARALITLFLVISLILSSFLYISFYLKPEVIDIYHALNILTIFSVICLLPLLFLRTENKSAGSLDNASSIGILLELAEILKKNPTKNIGVSLLFTGAEEHALIGASAFLNRYLSKLNQDKDLFLNLDAAINNRIMVSLSKKKDKELTSLMREISKERKIKLSYIPFLPGLLMDHISFSYKNLKAASLYSISKKSRFIHTSKDTPILLDKEGLKNTGQLIEGVIRRLDIKGIPIKVDAYSGYISDQRPNSFILNDKKYTIKEIISMTKEEDLDRRRIRRFMVKTETDETYNIYYDEELKEWFLEE, encoded by the coding sequence ATGACTATTTTTTCAGGAGAAAAAGCACTTAGCCATGCAAAAAATATCTCTATACCCCGTCTTCCTGGCTCCTCTGGTGAAAAAAAAGCTGTAGATTATATAAAGAATAAATTAAAGGAGATAGGATGGGATGTTAAGGAAGAGGAATTCTTCATCCCCCTCACACCCTGGCTTCTGCTTCGGACTTTGGTTTTTTTAGCTCTTTTTCTTATAATTATCTCAAGGCTTCTTTTCTTCTCAATACCAATTCTTTGCAGTGCCATCACCCTTTTAACTGCCCTCTGTTTCATCTTTTCTCTTAGGATATGGCTTTTTATATCTCATTCAGATCTCTTCCACAGAAAAAAGAGAGGTATAAAAACAGAAAATATTGTTGCTTCCTTAAATGAAAAGATGAGTTCTCGTAAAAAAAGACTCTTTCTCATTGCCCATCATGACTCCAAGAGCCAAAATATCTCCCTTCCTGCCAGAGCATTGATAACTCTGTTTCTGGTCATCTCTTTGATTCTTTCTAGTTTTTTATATATCTCTTTCTATCTCAAACCAGAAGTAATAGATATTTATCATGCTCTGAATATCCTCACCATTTTTTCTGTTATCTGTCTTTTGCCCCTTCTTTTTCTCCGAACAGAAAATAAATCGGCCGGGAGTCTTGACAATGCCTCATCAATTGGAATTCTCTTAGAGCTCGCGGAAATCCTTAAAAAAAATCCTACAAAAAATATAGGTGTTTCTCTTCTCTTTACTGGTGCAGAGGAACATGCTCTTATCGGCGCATCAGCCTTTTTGAACAGATATCTTTCCAAGCTCAATCAAGATAAAGACCTCTTTTTAAATCTCGATGCTGCAATAAATAACAGGATAATGGTTTCCCTTTCCAAGAAAAAAGATAAAGAGCTTACATCTCTTATGAGAGAAATATCAAAAGAAAGAAAGATAAAGCTAAGCTATATTCCATTTCTTCCTGGCCTTCTTATGGACCATATCTCCTTTTCTTATAAAAATCTTAAGGCCGCAAGCCTCTATTCCATCTCAAAAAAATCGAGATTTATCCATACATCAAAGGATACCCCCATTCTCCTTGATAAAGAGGGATTAAAAAATACCGGGCAGCTCATAGAAGGGGTTATTAGAAGACTGGACATAAAGGGAATCCCGATAAAAGTTGATGCCTACTCAGGCTATATCAGTGACCAAAGGCCAAACTCTTTCATTCTCAATGATAAAAAATATACAATTAAGGAAATCATATCCATGACAAAAGAAGAAGACCTGGACAGAAGAAGAATAAGAAGATTTATGGTAAAAACAGAAACTGATGAAACATACAATATTTATTATGATGAGGAGCTAAAGGAGTGGTTTCTGGAGGAGTGA